One Aneurinibacillus migulanus genomic region harbors:
- a CDS encoding ABC transporter permease: MNYVWKEWKEQSRSKGLWLSLSMIVLLSFFLLLQSSSFPSEQGFQVFLMSLYDMTVFFTPLLSLFVASFAVMQEKEQKTLFILLTKKESYRTFFLKKSLAVQCVILLLFVGWYFVFALFMKFFLAFDSAAFLVFLAASLSLLVIFIQLGLLLGSICSTRMQLIGANIFVWFFFLFLADIIFLYSLPSISKENVTLFSVFFFFDPLHTLRFYLETSLYLFPLDHLSRLMEDMIWLAPAKFLLLDLLIWVLLSFEIAVILHSKGDKT; encoded by the coding sequence ATGAATTACGTATGGAAAGAGTGGAAAGAACAGTCTCGTAGTAAAGGCCTTTGGCTTTCATTAAGTATGATTGTCCTACTCTCGTTCTTTCTTCTTCTACAATCTAGTTCGTTCCCATCTGAGCAGGGATTTCAAGTATTTCTCATGTCCTTGTATGACATGACAGTCTTCTTCACTCCGTTGTTAAGCCTATTTGTTGCCTCGTTTGCAGTCATGCAAGAAAAAGAGCAGAAGACCTTGTTTATTTTGCTTACAAAAAAAGAATCTTATCGAACCTTCTTTTTGAAAAAAAGCCTGGCCGTCCAGTGTGTGATCCTGCTTTTGTTTGTTGGATGGTATTTTGTATTCGCGCTGTTTATGAAATTTTTTCTTGCCTTTGACTCAGCTGCATTTCTTGTATTCTTGGCGGCCTCCTTATCGTTACTGGTGATTTTTATTCAGTTAGGATTGCTGTTAGGCAGTATATGCAGTACGAGAATGCAGCTGATCGGTGCCAATATCTTCGTCTGGTTTTTCTTTCTCTTTCTTGCTGACATTATTTTTTTATACAGCCTTCCTAGTATATCGAAGGAGAATGTAACCCTATTTTCCGTGTTTTTTTTCTTTGATCCCCTCCATACGCTGCGCTTTTATTTGGAAACGTCTCTGTACCTTTTTCCACTTGATCACCTTTCAAGGCTAATGGAAGACATGATTTGGTTAGCGCCAGCGAAATTTTTACTGCTTGATCTTCTGATCTGGGTTCTTCTTTCATTTGAAATTGCAGTCATATTGCATTCTAAGGGGGATAAAACATGA
- a CDS encoding GrpB family protein, whose product MTHSGIEIVKYNEQWAETFQSIKQVISKSLDDLIIGIEHVGSTSIQGLGAKQMIG is encoded by the coding sequence GTGACACATTCTGGTATAGAAATTGTTAAATACAATGAACAATGGGCAGAAACATTTCAATCAATAAAACAAGTTATTAGTAAGTCTTTAGATGATTTGATTATTGGAATTGAACACGTCGGAAGCACCTCAATCCAAGGTCTTGGAGCGAAACAAATGATTGGTTAA
- a CDS encoding bacteriocin: MVDNTGSHLTVVLPDLQTSEGELNETQLAQVSGGIGWCVGIGDDYTIVGK; encoded by the coding sequence ATGGTAGATAATACAGGTTCACACCTGACAGTAGTACTGCCCGACTTGCAGACAAGTGAAGGAGAACTGAATGAAACACAGCTGGCACAAGTATCTGGTGGCATTGGGTGGTGTGTAGGTATAGGCGATGACTATACTATAGTGGGAAAATGA
- a CDS encoding YcdB/YcdC domain-containing protein has protein sequence MKRTLPLTALFLSSSLILTPSVLAEEVESGATQAASTQTAEATEITEALTPIPPAVQKTMNRLFTLQPELKKLNIITSRSLMNDQRFLVHLSDRAEKTGNSKEYMTAYLECDKTTGELLSFDIQATAWASEKSPSRQLVQDTAERFLTEWFGTEGRKQFGKPTTYGDNASATHKKDGTTVSWRKRSVEFPLLLNGIPIENRNVRLNVDSFGHITNYSYTPVDLDTVKVPNPDIALPIEEIKKNITTADSISLTYVEEQPEKDGRDSENIKTKPVLRYDLNDFGGYHAQTGKKVDEKELTSVQSKPTKTKIALHPKGQTLIARSEEEVKQLLTKLFDINSAAGTLHVEQPFNFPWQKERRYLDYRFNTEDGQVTAYITTDKKTGHVYSVSLSTNGEQKKQAARITEEQAFTVACDFLETYADSSTTELELQQNIFEESEIPSWVDKSKLPEMTDDQNDTYQFYFTKLHQGIPVRDHDYQVDIDKQTGKVVSFRLSTSSEKVELPDSQTIVTKDQAFSTFINHKPLKLKYIRPWYMDQQAPTLLLVYAWDNSDGFGYVDALTGEYIKEPIDQEGE, from the coding sequence ATGAAGCGTACACTACCATTAACGGCTCTATTCCTTTCATCTTCGCTTATACTTACTCCATCCGTGTTAGCTGAAGAAGTGGAATCAGGAGCTACTCAGGCCGCATCTACACAAACAGCTGAAGCAACCGAAATAACAGAAGCATTAACTCCGATTCCACCTGCTGTACAAAAAACGATGAATAGGCTGTTTACCCTTCAGCCAGAATTGAAGAAATTGAATATTATCACAAGCAGAAGCCTGATGAATGATCAGCGTTTTCTGGTACATCTTAGTGATAGAGCAGAGAAGACCGGAAATTCAAAAGAATATATGACTGCTTACCTAGAATGTGATAAAACAACGGGAGAATTGCTTTCATTTGATATACAAGCTACAGCATGGGCATCCGAAAAATCGCCTTCCCGTCAGCTAGTGCAGGATACGGCTGAACGTTTCCTTACAGAATGGTTTGGGACAGAGGGCAGAAAGCAATTCGGCAAGCCAACTACATATGGTGATAATGCTTCTGCAACCCATAAGAAAGACGGGACGACAGTATCTTGGCGCAAACGTTCGGTGGAATTCCCACTCCTTCTCAACGGTATACCTATAGAGAACAGGAACGTACGCCTGAATGTGGATTCATTTGGTCATATTACAAACTATTCATATACTCCAGTTGATTTAGATACAGTCAAGGTACCGAACCCAGATATCGCACTACCAATTGAAGAAATTAAAAAGAATATCACTACCGCAGATAGCATCAGCCTAACTTACGTAGAAGAACAGCCAGAGAAAGATGGGCGAGATTCGGAAAATATAAAAACAAAACCTGTCCTACGTTACGATTTAAACGACTTCGGTGGATATCATGCACAAACTGGAAAAAAAGTTGACGAAAAAGAGCTTACTTCCGTACAATCAAAACCAACAAAAACTAAAATTGCACTTCACCCGAAAGGACAAACGCTTATTGCGCGTTCCGAAGAAGAAGTAAAACAGCTTCTTACCAAGCTATTTGATATCAATAGTGCTGCAGGAACACTACATGTTGAACAGCCTTTCAATTTTCCATGGCAAAAAGAAAGACGCTATTTGGACTATCGATTTAACACAGAAGATGGTCAAGTGACCGCTTATATAACAACGGATAAAAAAACAGGTCATGTATATAGTGTCAGTTTATCTACAAATGGGGAGCAAAAAAAGCAAGCAGCAAGGATAACAGAAGAACAAGCATTTACTGTGGCCTGTGATTTCTTGGAAACATATGCCGATTCAAGTACAACAGAATTGGAATTACAGCAAAATATCTTTGAAGAGTCAGAGATTCCGTCCTGGGTAGATAAGAGTAAATTACCAGAAATGACCGACGATCAAAATGATACGTATCAATTTTATTTCACCAAACTACACCAAGGAATTCCCGTACGAGATCACGATTATCAAGTGGATATAGATAAACAAACAGGAAAGGTTGTTTCTTTCCGTCTTTCTACTTCATCGGAAAAAGTGGAACTTCCAGATTCGCAAACTATCGTGACAAAAGATCAAGCATTTTCAACATTTATCAATCATAAACCACTGAAGCTGAAATATATACGACCATGGTATATGGATCAACAAGCTCCAACACTGCTTCTTGTATATGCATGGGATAACTCGGATGGGTTCGGTTATGTGGATGCTTTGACAGGCGAATATATTAAGGAGCCTATTGACCAGGAAGGCGAATAA
- a CDS encoding AbrB/MazE/SpoVT family DNA-binding domain-containing protein, translated as MGIVRKMDNLGRIVFPIEARNKLGIKIGDSLEIFVDGEKIVFKKYAPGCLFCDSISGTVQYKEKKICASCLEELKHI; from the coding sequence ATGGGAATTGTTCGCAAAATGGACAATCTAGGTAGAATTGTATTCCCAATTGAGGCAAGAAATAAACTAGGAATAAAAATTGGAGATAGTCTAGAAATCTTTGTAGATGGCGAAAAAATTGTTTTTAAAAAGTATGCACCTGGATGTTTGTTTTGTGACTCTATCTCGGGAACTGTCCAATATAAAGAGAAGAAAATTTGTGCTTCTTGCTTGGAAGAACTGAAACACATATAA
- a CDS encoding ABC transporter ATP-binding protein, whose amino-acid sequence MIEVQGVTHFYHHKKVLDQVDVTIYENEVCALVGRNGSGKSTLIHCLLHLLPPSQGTIRLNGILSYKEGWKKDVAYLPEKFQLYPQLTCQENMKFFASLSSMEVDEQKIEEKLRMVQLWEHRDEVIKGFSKGMLQRLGLGIMLYYETKILILDEPTSGLDPIGRKEILSILKSLTGKTVLFSSHHMDEIRQICTHVAYLENGRIQKYEITAFCKQFQFGE is encoded by the coding sequence ATGATTGAAGTACAGGGGGTAACGCACTTTTATCACCATAAAAAAGTACTGGATCAGGTAGACGTCACGATTTATGAAAATGAAGTCTGTGCGTTAGTGGGTCGAAATGGATCAGGAAAGTCAACGCTTATCCATTGTCTTTTGCATCTGCTTCCGCCTAGTCAGGGAACAATTCGTCTAAATGGCATTTTGAGTTATAAAGAAGGATGGAAAAAAGATGTAGCCTATTTGCCGGAAAAGTTTCAGCTGTATCCGCAGTTAACTTGCCAAGAGAATATGAAATTCTTTGCCTCCTTAAGTAGTATGGAAGTGGATGAACAAAAAATAGAAGAAAAGCTACGTATGGTGCAGCTATGGGAGCACCGGGATGAAGTAATTAAGGGCTTTTCAAAAGGAATGCTACAACGCTTAGGCCTTGGTATTATGCTGTATTATGAGACAAAAATCCTAATCCTTGATGAGCCGACGAGTGGATTAGACCCGATAGGCCGAAAGGAAATCTTGTCTATTTTAAAATCTCTTACAGGAAAGACCGTGCTCTTTTCTTCTCACCATATGGATGAAATTCGCCAGATTTGCACACATGTGGCTTATTTGGAGAACGGAAGAATTCAAAAATATGAGATTACTGCGTTTTGCAAACAATTTCAATTCGGAGAGTGA
- a CDS encoding IS110 family RNA-guided transposase, translating to MNYTQNHRIKQMNEFTLIVGADIAKHKHVARAQDFRGIEVGKPCVFDNSRARFNKLLHWIHLLMEGHSKTHVLFGIEPTGHYWMPLAQFLRHEGIKIVIVNPLHVKRSKELDDNSPTKNDVKDARVIAQLLKDGRYSEPQIPQGIYAELRVGMNMRERLSKDLLQVKGRIHGWLDRYFPEFLTVFKDWEGKAALLTLQNFPLPNDIVKQNAEEIVQVWKIEVKRAVGTKRALQLIMAAEESVGLKSGLDMAKQELHVLLSQYKLLCEQLAQCMERVERMVHTIPGATQMMTIPGVGFVTVAGFLAEVGDLNGYSHPRQIQKLAGFNLKENSSGKHKGRTRITKRGRPRLRALLYKCVMPLVAKNEQFKALHDEFTARTVNPLRKKQSLIALCCKLIRIFFALGRKQQPYDALLVIAKSQHSSARNVT from the coding sequence ATGAATTATACGCAAAACCATCGAATCAAGCAAATGAATGAATTTACCCTAATAGTAGGAGCTGACATCGCTAAACACAAGCATGTGGCAAGGGCACAAGATTTCCGAGGAATCGAGGTCGGAAAACCTTGTGTGTTTGACAATTCAAGAGCTCGCTTTAACAAATTACTACACTGGATTCACTTACTTATGGAAGGGCATAGTAAAACTCACGTTTTATTCGGAATTGAACCAACGGGTCACTATTGGATGCCATTAGCTCAATTTTTACGACATGAAGGCATCAAAATAGTGATTGTTAATCCGCTACATGTAAAGCGCAGTAAGGAACTCGATGATAATTCACCAACCAAAAATGATGTGAAAGATGCTCGTGTCATTGCACAATTATTAAAAGATGGCCGTTACTCTGAACCACAGATTCCGCAAGGAATCTACGCCGAACTTCGTGTTGGTATGAACATGCGAGAACGATTATCTAAAGATTTATTGCAAGTGAAAGGGCGGATTCATGGTTGGTTGGATCGATACTTCCCCGAGTTTTTGACAGTCTTTAAAGATTGGGAAGGAAAAGCAGCACTCCTTACACTTCAGAACTTCCCGTTACCTAACGATATTGTGAAGCAAAATGCGGAAGAAATTGTTCAGGTTTGGAAAATTGAAGTGAAGCGTGCCGTAGGTACGAAAAGGGCGTTACAGCTTATTATGGCGGCCGAAGAGTCCGTTGGACTTAAATCAGGATTAGATATGGCCAAACAAGAGCTACATGTCTTACTTAGTCAGTATAAGCTACTTTGCGAACAGTTGGCGCAGTGTATGGAACGAGTTGAACGTATGGTTCATACCATTCCAGGTGCTACTCAAATGATGACGATACCGGGTGTTGGATTCGTGACGGTGGCAGGCTTCCTTGCGGAAGTTGGCGATCTTAATGGTTACTCGCACCCTCGTCAAATTCAAAAGTTAGCTGGCTTTAATCTTAAGGAAAACAGTTCAGGCAAGCATAAGGGCAGAACACGTATCACAAAGAGAGGTCGCCCTCGTTTGCGAGCCCTCCTGTATAAATGTGTGATGCCATTGGTCGCTAAAAATGAACAGTTTAAAGCGTTACATGATGAATTTACAGCTAGAACCGTGAATCCACTACGCAAAAAACAGTCGCTCATTGCTTTGTGTTGTAAATTGATTCGTATTTTCTTTGCTTTAGGGCGAAAGCAACAGCCGTATGACGCTTTATTGGTGATAGCTAAATCTCAACATTCATCTGCAAGAAATGTTACTTAA
- a CDS encoding LuxR C-terminal-related transcriptional regulator: MRAQTEDIKQKIITLEKEAVTSWDYRKALIGHLRKAVPFDGACCTMVDPQTLLSTGAVTEDGIEAIHHRLFEYEYVHEDFNTYHQLVQADDPVATLSGATKGELERSARYRNVLLPAGFKDEMRAALRYQGKCWGYLTLFRYHDRPFFHEDERKFISSLVPLIAFNLRKRNLVLPSEELRWIEKEPGILVLSDQLTMLSSNAAAKHWLSLLQKWEGIDSHILPRPIRAVCSRALSSTSVGTERFSLAKVCIHIPEGPYLTIQASQLSGPSATLQLAVWLELAKPSDMLPFISEAYGLSEREKQVLDRIVRGFSTKELALSLHISTYTVQDHLKSIFMKTGVTSRRELIWLLFSRFSMYLAGIRE; this comes from the coding sequence ATGCGTGCACAGACGGAGGATATCAAGCAAAAAATAATAACTCTTGAAAAGGAAGCTGTTACATCATGGGATTACAGGAAAGCTCTAATCGGACACTTGCGCAAGGCTGTTCCGTTCGACGGAGCATGTTGTACAATGGTAGATCCGCAAACCCTTCTGTCCACAGGCGCTGTCACAGAAGATGGCATCGAAGCAATCCATCACCGCCTGTTTGAATATGAATATGTTCATGAGGATTTCAACACCTATCATCAATTGGTGCAGGCGGATGACCCGGTCGCTACATTGAGTGGAGCGACAAAAGGTGAATTGGAGCGAAGTGCCCGCTATCGGAATGTGCTTCTCCCTGCTGGATTTAAAGATGAGATGCGGGCAGCTTTGCGATACCAGGGGAAATGTTGGGGATATTTGACGTTATTCCGCTATCATGATCGCCCCTTCTTCCATGAGGATGAACGAAAATTCATTTCTTCCCTTGTTCCATTGATTGCCTTTAATTTACGTAAAAGGAATCTGGTATTACCGTCTGAGGAATTAAGATGGATAGAGAAAGAACCGGGAATACTCGTTCTCTCTGACCAGCTTACGATGCTCTCGTCCAATGCAGCGGCGAAACACTGGTTATCCTTGCTACAGAAGTGGGAGGGCATCGACAGTCACATTCTCCCTCGACCGATTCGGGCCGTCTGTTCCCGTGCATTGTCGAGTACATCAGTAGGAACGGAACGATTCTCCCTGGCGAAGGTCTGTATTCACATTCCTGAAGGCCCGTATCTAACAATTCAAGCCAGTCAACTTAGCGGTCCCTCCGCTACGCTCCAGTTGGCCGTCTGGCTCGAGTTGGCCAAACCGTCCGATATGCTCCCCTTCATCTCGGAAGCCTATGGGTTGTCAGAACGCGAAAAGCAAGTCCTCGACCGGATTGTAAGAGGATTTTCCACTAAAGAACTTGCTCTTTCACTCCATATTTCCACTTATACCGTGCAGGATCATCTAAAATCAATTTTCATGAAAACAGGCGTAACAAGCCGGAGAGAGCTCATTTGGCTTCTATTCTCCCGCTTCAGCATGTATCTGGCTGGAATAAGGGAATAA
- a CDS encoding FixH family protein, giving the protein MKRWMLSTLFLLLLVGCTSSTQWEAAVKVPAVFKVGKACPIVVNITENGSPVSGLQVNVQVEMKGMDHGTIEVALEDKGKGTYEGAALLPMGGEWEAVVKMSKDRNNQEQIVQFKTEGIQ; this is encoded by the coding sequence ATGAAGCGTTGGATGCTGAGTACCCTTTTTTTGTTGCTCTTGGTTGGTTGTACTTCAAGTACACAGTGGGAGGCAGCGGTCAAAGTACCTGCCGTCTTTAAAGTAGGGAAAGCATGTCCGATTGTGGTGAACATTACCGAGAACGGAAGCCCTGTATCTGGCCTTCAAGTGAACGTGCAGGTAGAAATGAAAGGAATGGATCACGGAACCATCGAAGTTGCTCTTGAGGACAAAGGAAAGGGAACATATGAAGGTGCTGCACTGCTTCCGATGGGTGGAGAATGGGAAGCGGTCGTTAAGATGAGTAAGGATAGAAACAATCAGGAGCAGATCGTACAATTTAAAACGGAAGGAATACAGTAG
- a CDS encoding AAA family ATPase — MDSVINMIPKLIRASFEGDMRTVEASSLTLVRKLKKDHPDIAGEIAKAISYHNVGAAVTRAVGIEPPPTDRDTFMSLAKVEEPGDEQPNIILSPEISTLINRFIKERILADKLLTAGIKPPTSLLLYGPPGVGKTYLTKYFSYYLKLPVITLDLASAISSYLGKTGQNLKQVIDYAKSKPSILFLDEFDAVAKRRDDQSDLGELKRIVNVLLKELEDWPSHSVVIAATNHAEMLDKAIWRRFDRAIEIPLPDVEERKKLWESELDYKQLQLTDELTLVLAKVTEGLSAADICRLSERILRQYIIDEGEPIEIIISELKSLKDDGKFNQMFARAAKDALGKKVTQAQIAKWLGISTSTVNHHLKSKKEHSC, encoded by the coding sequence ATGGATTCCGTAATCAACATGATTCCCAAGTTAATACGTGCATCTTTTGAAGGAGACATGCGAACAGTAGAAGCTTCATCACTTACATTGGTCAGAAAGTTAAAGAAGGATCATCCAGATATAGCCGGTGAAATTGCAAAAGCCATTTCTTATCATAATGTAGGGGCTGCAGTAACTAGGGCAGTCGGGATTGAACCTCCTCCAACAGATCGAGATACGTTTATGTCTTTAGCTAAAGTTGAGGAGCCAGGAGATGAACAACCAAACATTATATTATCCCCGGAAATATCTACATTAATTAATCGCTTTATTAAAGAACGGATTTTGGCAGACAAACTTCTTACAGCAGGTATTAAACCTCCTACAAGCCTACTTTTATATGGTCCTCCGGGTGTAGGGAAGACGTATTTAACGAAATATTTTTCTTATTACTTAAAACTTCCTGTAATTACATTAGACTTAGCTTCTGCGATTTCAAGTTATTTAGGAAAAACAGGACAAAATCTAAAACAAGTTATTGATTATGCAAAAAGTAAACCGTCCATCTTGTTTCTTGATGAGTTTGATGCTGTTGCTAAGCGCAGAGACGATCAATCGGACTTAGGTGAGTTAAAACGTATTGTGAATGTACTACTAAAAGAGTTGGAGGATTGGCCGAGTCACTCTGTTGTCATAGCGGCTACGAATCACGCTGAGATGTTAGATAAAGCAATCTGGCGTAGGTTTGATCGGGCTATAGAGATCCCACTTCCTGATGTAGAGGAAAGAAAGAAGTTATGGGAAAGCGAACTTGATTATAAACAGCTTCAACTTACAGATGAGCTAACTTTAGTTTTAGCTAAGGTAACAGAAGGGCTTAGTGCAGCAGATATCTGTCGTTTGTCCGAGCGTATCCTTCGTCAGTACATTATTGATGAAGGGGAACCAATCGAAATTATTATTAGCGAGCTAAAGTCACTAAAAGATGATGGGAAGTTTAATCAAATGTTTGCGAGAGCGGCAAAAGATGCTTTAGGGAAAAAAGTAACACAAGCACAGATTGCTAAATGGCTAGGAATAAGTACTTCAACAGTAAATCATCATTTGAAATCAAAAAAGGAGCATTCCTGTTAG
- a CDS encoding Ig-like domain-containing protein — protein sequence MAKIKSIYASFLSFLLVFSTLVWGLSTNVVYASSSWNSVGSAGFSAGGAAFTSLAIAPDGTPYVAYEDMENGYKATVMKFVNGSWSPVGPAGFSAGGVADTSVVIAPDGTPYVAYADLENHYRATVMKFINGSWSLVGPAGLSVGDAAHTSLAIAPDGTPYVAYADWANDFKAMVIKFVNGSWSPVGPAGFSAGGAAYPSFAIAPDGTPYVAYADVENEYKATVMKFVNGSWSPVGSVGFSAGGAFYTSLAIAPDGTPYVAYEDRGNGDKATVMKFVNGSWSPVGSVGFSAGGAAYPSLAIAPDGTPYVAYTDRGNQSRATVMKFVNGSWSPVGSAGFSAGGAFYTSLAIAPDGTPYVAYADWANRSKATVMKFSPAVTGVTLDKDTLTLTAGGTTGSLTATVAPDNTTNKNVTWSSSNTDVATVDANGVVTPKAAGTATITVTTEDGNNTATCTVTVQAALSNLTISHGTLQPAFSTTQDTYSINVGNDITSITVAANAADDLSSIFIMGNQTTSDTINLAVGTNTIPIEVKAKDATTSKKYTITVTRAGASDATLKSLAVSAGTLSPAFASNTDAYTVDVGNKG from the coding sequence ATGGCAAAAATTAAATCAATCTATGCATCGTTTCTTTCTTTTCTTCTCGTCTTTTCAACGTTGGTATGGGGTTTATCTACGAATGTTGTGTATGCAAGCTCATCTTGGAATTCAGTAGGGTCTGCGGGTTTCTCAGCCGGTGGAGCTGCATTCACTTCGCTTGCGATTGCTCCGGATGGAACACCGTATGTAGCGTATGAGGATATGGAGAACGGATATAAAGCCACGGTCATGAAGTTTGTTAATGGGTCATGGAGTCCAGTAGGGCCTGCGGGTTTCTCAGCTGGTGGAGTTGCAGACACTTCGGTTGTGATTGCTCCGGATGGAACGCCGTATGTAGCGTATGCGGATTTGGAGAACCATTATAGAGCCACGGTCATGAAGTTTATTAATGGGTCATGGAGTCTAGTAGGGCCTGCGGGTCTCTCAGTCGGTGATGCTGCACACACTTCGCTTGCGATTGCTCCGGATGGAACACCGTATGTAGCGTATGCGGATTGGGCGAACGATTTTAAAGCCATGGTCATAAAGTTTGTTAATGGGTCATGGAGTCCAGTAGGGCCTGCGGGTTTCTCAGCCGGTGGAGCTGCATACCCTTCGTTTGCGATTGCTCCGGATGGAACACCGTATGTAGCGTATGCGGATGTGGAGAACGAATATAAAGCCACGGTCATGAAGTTTGTGAATGGGTCATGGAGTCCAGTAGGTTCTGTAGGTTTCTCAGCCGGTGGAGCTTTCTACACTTCGCTTGCGATTGCTCCGGATGGAACACCGTATGTAGCGTATGAGGATAGGGGGAACGGGGATAAAGCCACGGTCATGAAGTTTGTGAATGGGTCATGGAGTCCAGTAGGTTCTGTAGGTTTCTCAGCCGGTGGAGCTGCATACCCTTCGCTTGCAATTGCTCCGGATGGAACACCGTATGTAGCGTATACGGATAGGGGGAACCAGAGTAGAGCCACGGTCATGAAGTTTGTGAATGGGTCATGGAGTCCAGTAGGTTCTGCGGGTTTCTCAGCCGGTGGAGCTTTCTACACTTCGCTTGCGATTGCTCCGGATGGAACACCGTATGTAGCGTATGCGGATTGGGCGAACCGGAGTAAAGCCACGGTCATGAAGTTTAGTCCAGCAGTTACAGGCGTGACGTTGGATAAAGATACATTGACACTGACAGCGGGAGGAACAACGGGAAGTCTGACAGCAACGGTAGCGCCAGATAATACGACAAATAAGAATGTCACATGGAGTAGCAGTAACACAGACGTAGCAACAGTAGATGCGAATGGTGTAGTGACACCAAAGGCAGCAGGAACAGCGACGATTACCGTTACAACAGAAGATGGGAATAATACGGCAACCTGTACGGTTACGGTACAAGCAGCGCTAAGCAATCTTACGATAAGCCACGGAACATTACAACCTGCTTTTTCAACCACGCAGGATACGTATTCTATTAATGTAGGAAATGATATCACTTCGATTACCGTGGCAGCGAATGCAGCCGATGACCTTTCTTCGATCTTTATTATGGGGAATCAAACGACATCTGATACCATTAATCTTGCGGTAGGAACCAATACGATTCCGATAGAGGTTAAAGCGAAAGATGCTACAACCTCAAAGAAATATACGATTACAGTGACACGTGCGGGTGCAAGCGATGCCACATTAAAAAGCTTAGCGGTAAGTGCGGGTACATTAAGTCCAGCATTTGCATCTAACACAGATGCGTATACCGTAGATGTCGGCAACAAGGGGTAA